ATTTGGTGAATGGGATGTCAATGATCCAACCTCAGCTGAGGGGTTCACAGTGATTTTTAATAAGGCCAGGGATGAGAAAAAGACAGGTGGCAACCCAGATTCACCAGGAAAGATTGCCACTGATCCTCATAGCAAACCTGCAGTAGAGCCTGGCAAAACTTAAACTGTAAGATGTTCTTGATGAATTCTCTCTCTACTTACCTGACAAACACaccactatttttatttttaatctgaaTACAACATATTTTGGTCCATTTGAACAGGAATTTTAACCATGCAAAAATGCTGATTGTGTTGTGACATGCGTGTCACGTCATGTATGCCTGTGTTCTTTGCATGAGTTGAGAAACTATTGGATGTGACATTTTCAGTAACTTGAGAAAATATGGTAGAAAAAGAATACTAGCTTTGGCCTACTAAATTCAAGATGTATTAAAACTCTGATTTATAGTTTGTAAATTATAACCTCTGCTGAGTTTTCTTCCCCCTCTTTGTTAAGAATACGAAGCCTTGGCATACTAAATCCATGATGTATTGAAACCATGATTTATAGTTTGTAAATTATAAACTCTTATGGGTTTTGTTCCCCCTCCTCATTTTGGTATCAATCTCTGCCGGCCTACTAAATTCATTCACATTATTCACTCTtggttgaaatatattttttccttattaAGCTGTGATTAAGATCTTGTTAAAAGCATTAAAatgtccaaaacaaaaaaggaaaagatggcCTTAATTCAATATATCTTGAAGCAACAATGCATGAAAACAATAGAAACGTTGGTTCATCCTTCATACATAAATTGTCATTACACTGGCCTTCATTAACATAGCCAAGCCTACCCATGTATACCTGTTTGTGGGACATTCTGATGCCCTTGGATTCATAATCCGACATGTTATCTTCATGTTGGTCAACCATGTCAGTTGCATTTTCTAGGCAACAGTCTTCGAGTTTTAGTGATTGTTTTATATCTCTGATCGATGACAAAGAAAATGACAAAGACCTAAAGACATTCTGACGTCGTTTGAGGATAGAAAGCTCTTCCTGGCccaaaaatttatcattttagttaAATTAGCAACTCACATAAAACTTATACTACAAGAAATAACTAATACCACCTTCAAAAGTCGAATTTGATGTTGTAAAGAAATTACATGCGCAGTAGAATCTTCGTTCACCACCGCCTACAAGAACAATATATGGAATGTATAGTGATAGGTTGATGAGATTCATTCCTTTGAAAGAAATTCAGACTGATCATAGAATGACACTCACATTATTATGCCAAATATAGTTCCAGATAAATAAACAAACTAGATAGAAGGGCTGACATTGGCAATGATCATTGTTTTCGAGTTTTCGCCAAGAGAATCCTGCATTTTATGCCAAATAGTGATGAACAAAAGAACCCTGAGACTAAAGAATCAAACTAAACCAGCATATAAATCAACCTGAAGAAGAAAAGTTAGTCTAGAGTCTCTGTAAGGGATATGTCTCTGCTTCCCATTTGCCACATCCACTAGTATCATAATAACATGACTGCAAGAATGATTAGAGAATACTAGTTACTCAATGAGAAAGCAGAaataagacaattcaaaatcttAATGTATTAAGCTAAAATGTAAATACCCCAAGGTAGATAATGATTTATTGATGTTAGCTGCTTCTTTTAAACGCTCCCCCTCAGCACCAGAAGTCTTCTGTCTGTTAGATATATGATAATCATAATGATAACTTGGTTCATAGGATACTTTAAGGGTTTCAGCAGAGTGCGTTCCAATCCTGTACTTCACAATTTAATCgacatatttcatcatttttaCTGGCTATTTCCTGTTCCAGCACTTCTAGAGCCTCAAATGCTGCACTTCTTTCATATTGTACGGTGTATTCCATCTGCAGTAGTTTCTCTTCCAAGATTAGTTGACCCTCAGATGATTCCTCgagctttttcttttgttgtttaaGCTCTTCCTCCAACAGAGAGTGTTGTTGTGCAGCTTGTGCCATAGTTTTTACAAACTTGTCTTTCACTCTCAATTGCTCTGCAGAAATTAGAACCATGTATTCATTCTCTTTGATATCAAATGCTTTATCAGGGTCTGCCCTACCCCTGAATGATTTGGAGTAAGCCTCAGCAAGTTCAGATTTAAAGATCAAGAGTCCCAAGTGATTCTCTTCAATGGCATAATAACAATTTTCCAATTCCATCTGAAGCTCCCTTATTTCTTGTTCTTTGTTGGTCAGTGTAGACTTATAAGTAACAATATCTTCTTCCATCTTCGCCACTTGATCACCCCATTGAGATTCTTTAGACTTGACAATTGAGGCGCAGTGTTTATGCACCTCTTCCAACCATCTAAGCTTGTTGCGGAGCTTTGATGTCACCGAATTTGCTCCACCATTATTGATCTGAGCTTCCCTGAGTTCTTTAAGTAAATCTCCCAATTCCTTATTATGTTGTTCAAGTTGAACAATTTTACGTTCCAGTTCTCTCACCAccatctctttctctcttattgAGTTTCTCATCTGTGCTATTTCTTCATTTCTCAGAATTGTCAATAGTTGTATCTCTGACTTCTTTCCTACTCTACTGAGAACTTTAAAAAGTGGAGTGGTTAAAAGGTTCAATGTTTTGTCTATCTTACAATAACTTCGTTTACCTTTCTGCAGACAGTAAAGTTGTTTGCATGTAAATAACCTCTACATAAGAACATGCACACTCGCAAACACAAAATGTCTGTTTGCACACCTCAATGCACAAAATAGAGAAGTAATAACACtggtagattttattttttttaaaaaagtaggtTATGTTCAGTTGAACTCTAACCCAAAGACTCTATTAGTCATTTTCCAAATGGATATATAAATACCCATCACCATTAATCATTAACAAATAAAGTAGAAGGAAGCCCAAATGGACGAAACAAGGAATTTAAAGAGAGGGCCCAGAGACAAGCTTGCCTAACAACCTCATTGACTCAGATCTTTATAGTTGTACCCAGCACACTTGTTTGAGCACCATGAGAAGTAAATTCTCATGCTGAGAACAGTCAAAACATTTAAGCTGGAACATCTAGAAAATTATAAGCATTTAAGCATGGCCAGGCTATAGATTCCCAATTTAGGGATGTCACCTAACATGAGTGAACTGAAATTACAGTAGTGTGCTGCTTATAGAATTTTGAAGCTGTTAAAGGGGGAAGCATAGCTTGGCCAGAATTTTTCCTCTACCTTAATTATAGGATTGTATTTATGTGGTTTCTCAGATCCCCATTTCAGATTCTTCTTAGGTTCAAggacaacttttattttaaccGGTGTTATGAATATAAAGTATCTCCTAATTTTACCAATGATTAATTTCTATCAAAGAATTGATCCATCACTTTTAATAGAATTTCAAAGACACCTTtctagaaacaaaaaattaaaaaaatataatacagaATGTGGAAGTCATTGTCTCATTGATATTGCAATTTTAAAACTCCCCTGGATCATGCCATCGTCAGCTAAAAGTCTTTCTATTAAATCTACTCCAAAAATTGTGAAAATCTCGCTTTTCTTTCAACAATTCCGTGAACACAAAATTGTATTAGGATTACATGAACCAACTAAAAGTCATTCCGGGAAGAGACAAACACCAGACTCTTCTTTTTCCTCCATGTTGGTAAATTGTGAAAATCTCGCTTTTCTTTCAACAATAGCGGATTCGTAAATTGGATGTCCTCCATGTTGCTTCCTTGTTTTAGTACATGGATCCCAATTTGTTTGATTGGTTGGGGTACCCATGATGTAGTACACACCACATGATTCCATTCATTTTCCGAAAGAACAAGGTCGTAGAATAGTTCCTCAATGTGATCACATATACACAGAAGATCACTGGATAGATCCGCCAAGAAAATATGAGGGGATAAATATTTGTTACCATTGATGATAAGTGTGAACCATACTCCTGCATATAACTCCAGTCCAACAAAAACACAAGATAGAGATATCACAGGGAACTTGTTACGAAACCAGAAAGAAATTGATGATCCATTGATACAATGCTCAAACCACTCTGGAATGCTTGGTCCTGGCAAACGAAACAATTTGTATCCATCGGCCTCATGCAATTCCTATAGGTCATAATTCATTCATACATTTagcaacatatatatttatagtatAAGTCAAcgtgaaatatataaattatcaagtcaaatatatatatatatatatatatatatatatatatatatatatatatatatatatagaaaaatatatatcaacctTATTCAGTAACATGCTTCTACACTCAGAAGTCAAGTATTCGCAGTTTATTGCAGAAAATTTTCCAACGTTGGAGGGAATCCCTTTTATATGTTCAAGATCCGaacaataatcaaaattaagTGTACTCAAAATACGACATTCTCGGGTGCATGCAGGAGGAGGAGTAAAATCTATAACTTTCAAGGATATGCAGCATTCTACATCCAATTCTTCTATGTTCAGTGGAatccctttaatttttttaagattatcgCATCCAGATAAAAAAAAGCTTCCTTAAAAAGCGACATTCTTTGGTGCATGAAGGAAGAAGTGTGAGGTCCAAACCTCTCTAGGATTTGCAATCTGTTACGCAGAGTATTTCTAAATTAGGTGGAAtccctctaatttttttaagattctcACAAACTTCGAAAtaaatttctttcaaaaactgAAGTTCTTTAATGCATGCTGGAAGAATTGTGAAATCATCCCCTCTTAGGTGTAATTCTTTCACATTGGCAAACAAAGGGAGACCTCTTAGAAGGAATTCGCCTGATATATTGGAATGTGAAAGATCAAGAAAATCAATGGGATTTCTAAAGACCATTGAGGTCATTTGTGCTTCCCCTTCGTTCTCTTTGGATAGTAGCAACCCCTcacattttttaacaataaaataacgAAGTTCTTTCATCCCAAAAATGCTACTTGGTAACTGAATAATTCCACCATTCTTCAGTTTAATCCTTTGAAGTTGAGTGAGATTTTGAATTGAAGATGGCAATTCTTTGATGGGAGTGTTTTTAATATCAAGGGAAGTTACATTTTCCATCTTCCCTaatatttttggaaaacactCAAGACTACCACAGTATGAAAGTTTAAGTTCTTCAAGAGAGGTCAATTTGATTGGCGGAAAACTCGTAAGCTTGCTGCAGCCATCAGCATACAAGATTTTAAGTTTATCCAGAAATCCAACCGattcatgaattttaattaaattctcacAATTGCAAAATGCTAATTCTTGTAAATTTGGGTCAGGTATCTCTGTTATATTTTGAGAATCAGAAAAATTCAAAACTCTCATATTCACGAACATCTGCCAAAAAGgtacaaaaaagagaaagaaataggaATCAAAGGATTAATATTCAAAAGAACTTATTGATATAGAAGTAGTGAAGAGAACTTGTATGCATACCTTCTTTGACATGAACAAATCAAGAGACATTAAGCAACTACCGAGTAACTCTAGTTTGACAAGTTTCTTTGGATGAAAATCAATTGGTAAAGATGGTGAAGGATAGTCCCACCATTCTAATACTCTTAAACTATTTGGAAGATGTTTGGGACCTGTGGTAAAGCTACCACTTTCTATGATAAGTCTTTTGAGGTTATTCATCTTTTCGAAGGCCATTCCATCCCATTCTACTACTCCACGATATTTGAAACAATACAGATTTATGATAAGTCTTCTTGTGTTCTTTCCCGGAATTGCTAAAAGTCTTTCTATTAAATCCTAACGATGGAAATATCAtttttgaatacaattttgtgATGCAAACACCAATTTAACGTTGCTAGGGAAGATTCTTGATATTGACCTACTTTATAGGGCAAAACATCAACTCCTCAAGCCTCTATTTTCAGCCCCAAAAAAAATGCTATTTTCTAATTTCTCTTGTCTTTAGTCAACTAGGCCTCTACCCTTTAGAATCACCCACTGTTTCCCTTTATCTAAAAGCTAGCCAGCTAGGCAGCCAAAACTGGAGCAATCATAAATAATGgaaaacaaatgaacaaaagatataataattttaaaagacaatAACAACACAAACGAGCCTCATGTCACTCATGAATGCCTTTACGTATAGGGAATTTAATTACTTGACTTCTGTACATAATTGACATTGTTATACACCTACAAAATTGGGCCTTGGTTAATGGATGTTGTACTGATTGAAGTAATATTATTGTGTAATTCTAGCTCTAattcaatgtaattaaattAGTGGGCACATAGCAACTCTGGAATGGTATTATTATCATGTGAAAGAAGCTTGTTGCCCTCAACATGTTAAAGAATACATGAGTATGCTTTTCCTTGTTCTGGTGAAGTTAAGATGTTAGCCAAAACTTAATTTGTTTCCATTTgaccaaatatttaaattatccttatttcacttaaaataaaCCTCTTTACTGGTTGTACTATTTTATAAACCTCAAACATGATGCATTGTTATTTGAGTATGATTGATCCAGCTGATAGTTTCCCCCATTGATGGTACAGATTATATGTCGTCATTACAACATTTGTGTTAGTGTTTTCCTTGTAACTGCATCCCCGCACTCGTTATCGTTGACACTGAGCATCTTTCGAGGTAtgtctctatttttaaaaagtggTATGATTGTAACATGTCGTTGTTCAAATATCGGTATTGTTTCATGTTACTAGTTAGTTGcattatgagtgaaccttagttcCCCGTTCGAGATTCGATACATCGATTAATACGGATAGTTTGAATTAATCGATgtattgattcttgaattgtccgtttggacaattTGGGATGACatatttttatagttgaatCATACGTAGAGGTAAATTATCTTTTGAATGATTTGAAGAAATTTCGGTATACTGCATTTGACATTGTTCTTCGGGTGCATATTTGATCGCGGTGATTGTTCACACATTCACCGCTTTCATCTTGTGTACTTGAAGACCAATGcaaaatgctgccgaaatttcatcaaatcacTCGAAAGAGATTTTACTTGTACGTTTGATTCAACTATAtaaaatgtcttcctgaatggggtAGGGCCACACCTTCAATGCAAAAAAGTGAGTTTAGCATGCATCACAGATAACTTATTCATTGTCATGAATAGCAAAGACGaaacatggatcgaagttggatgaaagcaAAACGCATCAGTGATGAGTATGAGAACGGGGTGGAACAATTTCTACAGTTTACACAACTTAATGCTGAAAGTTTGAGGGGCAATTATTTTTGCCCATGTGTTAAATGTCTTAATGGTAGACGACAGTTAGTTGATGAAATCCGATCACATCTGATATGTTACGGCATCATTCCGAATTACacaaaatggatatggcatggggaaTCGGCCGACATTCCAACTGTTTCTCAGTCTCAGGCGGTTCACGAAGACAGCGGAGAGTGTATAGAGGAAATGATCcgtgatcttggacaagagaCTTTTGAGCAAGCGCATGCACCTCTGTATGATACAATAGAACGTGATTCCAACACGCCATTGTATCAGGGGTGCACATCTTTCACGCGGTTGTCAGCTGTGTTAGCTTTGGTAAACTTGAAGGcaagatttgggtggagtgataAAAGCTTCACTGAATTGCTGGTCTTATTGAAGAACATGCTTCCTGAACAAAACACTTTGCCGAAA
This region of Glycine soja cultivar W05 chromosome 17, ASM419377v2, whole genome shotgun sequence genomic DNA includes:
- the LOC114392448 gene encoding uncharacterized protein At4g38062-like, encoding MRNSIREKEMVVRELERKIVQLEQHNKELGDLLKELREAQINNGGANSVTSKLRNKLRWLEEVHKHCASIVKSKESQWGDQVAKMEEDIVTYKSTLTNKEQEIRELQMELENCYYAIEENHLGLLIFKSELAEAYSKSFRGRADPDKAFDIKENEYMVLISAEQLRVKDKFVKTMAQAAQQHSLLEEELKQQKKKLEESSEGQLILEEKLLQMEYTVQYERSAAFEALEVLEQEIASKNDEICRLNCEVQDWNALC